Proteins from a single region of Psilocybe cubensis strain MGC-MH-2018 chromosome 3, whole genome shotgun sequence:
- a CDS encoding putative FAD-linked oxidoreductase (putative FAD-linked oxidoreductase ARB_02372) gives MKLLAFNLLLLFRLGAAGSTSSQTLDRVCKTIAQSLSTTDSVFYPGDPEYDSGIAHWATSSTQLSKCVVEPTNPTDVGKILVILGKTRTPFAIKSGGHATNKGFSSTTGVHISLTRFKGITYNATSATVDVGPGLVWDDVYAALEPFGVSALGARVTGIGIGGFLLGGGYSWQSNEHGLAIDNIIAFELVKPDGRVAIVTKASDPKLFFGLKGGMNNFGIVTKFTLKTFPQGQVWGGFVANLEASVPDLEAAIVNFQATVTDPKASIVMAWNYLPSLQQIAVSQLLFYNGPTPPPGMFDAFLRPPVFESDISTRSFLSLIQASPTDASGGVRTFFNGFPVLNLTANLSHVLVNETKFWGPVLASKSAITISYSMEMFQPSIYSHNPDPTAYPPSRKLFSQPFEMAYAWNSSDFDADMHAAAIASAAHIQQAAIAEGQIQVVNAPIYPNYGLAGTPIEKIYGRNVPALRALKNRVDPHDVMGLAGGWKF, from the exons ATGAAACTCCTAGCCTTCAACTTGCTCCTACTTTTTCGACTCGGAGCTGCGGGAAGTACTTCATCACAAACTCTAGATAGGGTATGCAAGACCATTGCACAATCACTTTCTACCACAGACTCCGTGTTTTATCCCG GAGACCCGGAATATGACTCTGGAATTGCTCACTGGGCAACATCTAGCACGCAGCTTTCAAAATGCGTTGTTGAGCCTACCAATCCTACAGATGTTGGCAAAATA CTCGTAATTTTAGGAAAGACGAGGACCCCATTTGCG ATCAAGAGCGGTGGTCATGCTACTAACAAAGGGTTTTCGTCGACGACTGGTGTTCATATCTCTCTCACCCGGTTTAAAGGGATTACATACAATGCTACATCAGCCACGGTGGACGTCGGACCTGGGCTTGTATGGGATGATGTCTACGCCGCTCTTGAGCCGTTTGGGGTCTCCGCATTAGGTGCCAGAGTGACGGGTATTGGTATTGGTGGATTCCTGTTAGGAGGAG GCTATTCCTGGCAATCAAATGAGCATGGGCTGGCGATTGATAATATCATCGCGTTTGAACTTGTTAAGCCAGATGGAAGAGTTGCTATTGTTACCAAGGCATCAGATCCCAAACTTTTCTTCGGATTAAAGGGTGGAATGAATAACTTT GGAATAGTGACCAAATTTACATTAAAGACGTTTCCGCAAGGGCAGGTTTGG GGAGGGTTTGTGGCCAACTTGGAGGCTTCTGTACCCGACCTTGAGGCAGCCATCGTGAACTTCCAGGCGACTGTCACAGATCCAAAAGCTTCAATTGTTATGGCTTGGAATTACCTACCTAGCCTGCAACAG ATTGCTGTATCACAACTTCTCTTCTATAACGGACCTACACCACCTCCGGGGATGTTCGACGCTTTCCTGCGCCCTCCAGTTTTTGAAAGCGATATTTCTACACGAAGCTTTTTATCTCTCATACAGGCAAGCCCGACCGATGCGTCTGGCGGTGTTCG GACCTTCTTTAACGGGTTCCCCGTCCTAAATCTGACCGCTAATCTTTCGCATGTGCTCGTCAATGAAACCAAG TTCTGGGGACCAGTATTAGCCAGCAAAAGTGCAATCACCATATCTTACTCGATGGAAATGTTCCAACCGTCCATCTATTCTCACAATCCTGACCCGACAGCATACCCTCCTTCACGCAAACTATTCTCCCAGCCGTTTGAGATGGCATATGCATGGAACTCGTCGGATTTTGATGCGGATATGCATGCAGCTGCTATTGCTAGCGCGGCACATATTCAGCAAGCCGCAATTGCTGAGGGGCAGATTCAGGTCGTCAACGCCCCTATCTATCCTAACTATGGATTGGCTGGAACTCcgatagaaaagatatacgGACGGAATGTCCCAGCTCTCCGTGCACTGAAAAATAGAGTGGACCCTCACGATGTTATGGGGCTTGCAGGGGGCTGGAAGTTTTAG